Proteins found in one Pontibacter sp. SGAir0037 genomic segment:
- a CDS encoding nitroreductase family protein, whose product MGSEVETTIHHLIKNRRSTRAYSDKPVPAEAIAALFEAARWAPSAMNEQPWRFIYAAKDKDPETYHKLLDSLFEGNSVWAKDAPVLILTVASKRYALNKSDNAHAWHDVGLATGNLLAQATELELYVHLMGGFSADKVREAFYIPDDFEPVTMIAVGYLGDIEQLPPHLKAREIAVRSRKPLSELVFTGNWGESSL is encoded by the coding sequence ATGGGATCTGAAGTAGAAACTACCATACATCATTTAATAAAGAACCGACGTAGCACCAGGGCTTATAGCGATAAGCCAGTACCAGCAGAAGCGATAGCGGCTTTGTTTGAGGCAGCACGCTGGGCTCCATCTGCCATGAATGAGCAGCCCTGGCGATTCATTTATGCAGCCAAAGACAAAGACCCGGAAACCTACCACAAACTGCTCGACTCCTTGTTTGAGGGAAACAGTGTATGGGCAAAAGATGCGCCTGTTTTAATACTAACTGTGGCAAGTAAACGCTATGCGTTGAATAAATCGGACAATGCACATGCCTGGCATGATGTAGGGCTGGCAACCGGGAATTTACTTGCACAGGCAACAGAACTGGAGCTTTATGTGCACCTGATGGGCGGCTTTTCGGCAGATAAAGTAAGAGAGGCTTTTTATATACCGGATGATTTTGAGCCTGTTACAATGATTGCAGTTGGCTACTTGGGAGATATAGAACAACTCCCTCCTCATTTAAAAGCTAGGGAAATAGCTGTAAGGTCAAGAAAACCGCTAAGTGAGCTGGTGTTTACCGGCAACTGGGGTGAGAGTTCTCTTTAA
- a CDS encoding NUDIX hydrolase — MKDIKPWKIVKSELVFNEKWYTLRRDEVELPNGMVLDDYYVSVRPNVVLTFPVTEENEVIFVRQYKHAAGDIFIELPGGVIDEGEDEPLEAAKREMLEETGYTSDDVEFLLDVIDNPTKDTNKIYYYLARNVRKVAEQDLDETENIEVLKVPLKEVEGMIMSGKIHVSGTVALCMLALKKLGA, encoded by the coding sequence ATGAAGGACATTAAGCCCTGGAAAATAGTAAAATCAGAATTGGTATTTAACGAGAAATGGTACACCCTGCGCCGCGACGAAGTAGAACTTCCCAACGGCATGGTGCTCGACGATTATTATGTTAGTGTACGCCCTAATGTGGTCTTAACTTTTCCGGTTACAGAAGAGAATGAGGTTATTTTTGTGCGGCAGTACAAGCATGCGGCTGGCGATATTTTTATCGAATTGCCAGGCGGTGTGATAGATGAAGGCGAAGACGAACCGCTGGAGGCTGCCAAAAGAGAGATGCTCGAAGAGACCGGCTATACTTCCGACGATGTGGAATTTTTGCTGGATGTAATAGATAACCCAACCAAAGACACGAACAAGATCTATTACTACTTAGCGCGTAATGTGCGCAAGGTAGCTGAACAGGATTTAGACGAAACTGAAAATATTGAAGTACTTAAAGTGCCTTTGAAAGAAGTGGAAGGCATGATCATGAGTGGTAAAATTCATGTGTCAGGTACCGTTGCGCTTTGTATGCTGGCGCTTAAAAAATTAGGTGCCTGA
- the hisC gene encoding histidinol-phosphate transaminase has product MINHQTSAYYAASNENLFGVSPKVTAALASAFHNIYSYPCPDAHLLREAIAQKLGVLPQEISIGSGSAELISLLIRTFCRPYHTTSILSVNPTYPLYKMEADTLGVQYIEAPLDSSYNFDVDCILRKVDASTCICFISNPNNPTGTYLTRQGLERLVYELPEHVLLVVDEAYIEYVNAPDFADALSYRNVRQNLIVLRTFSKAYGLASLRVGYMIAGEKLQAALHKIKQPFNVNQMAQVAALAVLEDEDFLNHTIQSTAFSKLYLQQHLSELGIQYWPSQGNFLMIDAGIPATVLYQQLLQNGIQVRQTTGPFTLRITVGQQPYQDYLIYILKNILNPTSLMQHPSLSQVLKTGETFANAETTDKIAASQALTQEASNMGTAEERIAFAFARAFDACLAHTSNHTGNLYSSTYGMMDMISAFNVLVKSTPLVTFGHLFSSLSIQRAVAGASAIHILDLGIGGGLQWFTLLELLASRPEGAPQVRLTGIDIPASADDPEQKLRATGEALKQHAQQLGIDFSYTGIASKLEDINLKELILNPSEALVINSAFTLHHIPDQLVIQPDERDKVLLQIKALSPVIFTLTEPDSEHNKLDFLPRLRESLRHYYTVFDVLDTLLPSDMPERQVIEQEFFAREIINIISCEDSQRVERHERNEAWQRRLVRVGFTPFEQEPLADQIVSTLQLHENFELQANGAGYTLLWKNTPIVAATAWR; this is encoded by the coding sequence ATGATTAACCATCAGACCAGTGCTTATTACGCTGCTTCAAATGAGAATTTGTTCGGTGTCTCTCCTAAAGTAACGGCAGCTTTAGCATCTGCATTCCACAACATTTATAGTTACCCCTGCCCTGATGCGCATCTGCTTCGGGAGGCCATTGCCCAAAAACTAGGAGTGTTACCGCAGGAAATAAGCATTGGAAGCGGTTCTGCTGAACTAATATCGCTGCTGATCAGAACTTTTTGCCGGCCTTACCATACCACAAGTATACTTTCAGTTAATCCGACTTACCCGCTTTATAAAATGGAAGCCGATACGCTGGGAGTTCAATACATAGAAGCGCCGCTTGATTCCTCTTATAATTTTGATGTAGACTGCATTTTAAGAAAAGTTGATGCATCTACCTGTATCTGCTTTATCTCTAACCCGAATAACCCCACAGGCACTTATTTAACCAGACAAGGACTGGAACGGCTGGTTTACGAATTGCCGGAACATGTTTTACTGGTGGTGGATGAAGCTTATATTGAGTATGTGAATGCACCTGACTTTGCCGATGCTTTGAGCTATAGAAATGTGCGCCAGAACCTGATCGTGCTGCGCACTTTTTCAAAAGCCTATGGGCTGGCTTCTCTGCGTGTAGGCTACATGATAGCTGGGGAAAAACTGCAGGCAGCTCTGCATAAAATAAAGCAGCCGTTTAATGTAAACCAAATGGCCCAGGTAGCTGCCCTTGCTGTGCTGGAAGACGAAGATTTTTTAAATCATACCATACAATCAACCGCATTCAGCAAGTTGTACCTGCAGCAACACCTCTCGGAACTAGGTATACAGTACTGGCCGTCGCAGGGTAATTTTCTGATGATAGATGCAGGTATACCCGCCACCGTACTTTATCAGCAATTGCTGCAAAATGGCATACAAGTACGCCAAACCACCGGCCCTTTTACCTTACGCATTACGGTTGGCCAGCAACCTTACCAGGATTATCTTATCTATATACTAAAGAATATACTTAACCCGACATCACTTATGCAGCACCCGTCACTCAGCCAGGTTTTAAAAACCGGCGAGACATTCGCCAATGCTGAGACAACAGATAAGATTGCCGCCAGCCAGGCCTTAACACAAGAAGCTTCTAATATGGGCACAGCCGAAGAAAGAATTGCCTTTGCCTTTGCCCGCGCTTTTGATGCCTGCCTTGCCCATACTTCTAACCATACCGGAAATCTCTACAGCTCCACTTACGGCATGATGGACATGATATCGGCCTTCAATGTGCTGGTAAAGTCTACACCGCTGGTTACATTCGGGCACCTGTTCTCGAGCCTGAGCATCCAGAGAGCGGTTGCAGGTGCATCTGCCATACATATCCTAGATTTAGGTATCGGAGGAGGACTGCAGTGGTTTACTTTATTGGAGTTGCTGGCTTCCCGTCCTGAAGGGGCTCCCCAGGTACGGCTGACAGGCATTGATATACCGGCTTCGGCAGATGATCCGGAACAAAAGCTGCGCGCAACCGGCGAAGCCCTAAAACAGCATGCACAGCAACTGGGCATCGACTTCAGCTATACTGGCATAGCCTCTAAACTCGAAGATATCAATCTAAAAGAATTAATTCTAAATCCTTCTGAAGCACTGGTTATCAACTCTGCCTTTACCTTACACCACATTCCTGACCAGTTAGTAATACAGCCTGACGAACGTGATAAAGTACTACTGCAGATCAAGGCATTAAGCCCTGTAATTTTTACTTTAACCGAGCCCGACTCTGAACACAATAAACTGGATTTCCTGCCACGCCTGCGCGAATCGCTGCGCCACTATTATACTGTGTTCGATGTGCTGGATACACTGCTGCCAAGCGATATGCCGGAGCGACAGGTTATAGAGCAGGAGTTTTTCGCCCGTGAAATCATTAACATTATTTCGTGCGAAGATAGCCAGCGTGTAGAGCGGCACGAGCGCAACGAAGCCTGGCAAAGACGCCTGGTGCGGGTAGGGTTTACTCCGTTTGAGCAGGAGCCACTGGCTGACCAGATTGTTTCTACGCTGCAACTGCACGAGAACTTTGAGCTGCAGGCCAACGGTGCAGGCTATACCTTACTCTGGAAAAATACACCCATTGTAGCTGCTACAGCCTGGCGATAG
- a CDS encoding TIGR04290 family methyltransferase, whose product MKEIEQLGPWFHNIHLPNGEQTAPNHFLGDFPSFKWKELENFIPADLTGWEVLDIGCNAGFYSIELAKRGANVLGIDVDPHYLRQAEWVAKQFGLEDKIELKQMQVYDVARLDRQFDLIWYMGVLYHLRYPLLSLDILSQKARNLMVFQTLSMPGDAPQEVPEDFGINDRERMKEDSWPKMAFIEKKMAGDITNWWAPNQACIEGMLRSCGFKVKERPGHELYVLEVDAAQRQNQQWNQSELLSATGQDWQEAVKEKVAEKNLYMVSDHGKK is encoded by the coding sequence ATGAAAGAAATAGAACAACTGGGGCCCTGGTTCCACAACATACACCTGCCAAACGGAGAACAAACCGCCCCGAATCATTTTCTGGGAGATTTCCCATCCTTTAAATGGAAGGAACTGGAAAACTTTATTCCTGCAGATTTAACGGGTTGGGAGGTGCTGGACATTGGCTGCAACGCAGGTTTCTATTCCATAGAACTGGCTAAACGCGGAGCAAACGTGCTGGGCATTGATGTAGACCCGCACTACCTGCGGCAAGCGGAATGGGTGGCAAAGCAATTCGGTCTGGAAGATAAAATTGAACTGAAGCAGATGCAGGTATATGATGTGGCTAGGCTCGACCGCCAGTTCGACCTGATCTGGTACATGGGAGTGCTGTATCACCTGCGCTACCCCTTGCTATCGCTGGATATCCTTTCTCAAAAAGCACGAAACCTGATGGTATTCCAGACTTTGTCGATGCCAGGTGATGCTCCCCAAGAGGTGCCTGAAGATTTTGGTATAAACGACCGGGAGCGGATGAAAGAGGACAGTTGGCCGAAAATGGCATTTATAGAGAAGAAAATGGCGGGAGACATTACAAACTGGTGGGCTCCCAACCAGGCCTGCATCGAAGGGATGCTGCGCTCCTGTGGTTTTAAAGTAAAAGAGCGGCCAGGGCATGAACTGTATGTGCTAGAAGTAGATGCCGCGCAACGGCAAAACCAGCAATGGAACCAGTCGGAACTGTTGTCTGCTACAGGGCAGGATTGGCAGGAAGCGGTGAAAGAAAAAGTAGCCGAAAAGAATTTGTATATGGTGTCAGACCACGGGAAGAAGTAA
- a CDS encoding serine hydrolase yields MFKKSLLALAVASTLFSCQQQGQQRTANVLKAAAKEYYPGEDDDWLTKKPEQVGMDAAKLQEAVEWAKTQETTQMPADFSTQEVIFGKLLGSMPTDRASTNGLILKNGFIVAEWGDTQRADPTYSVAKSYLSTLLGIAIDKGLVKAITDPVANYVQDGGYDSKQNRNVTWEHHARQTSEWEGALWGKKHDFVGKEEYGRGERKPRTLQAPGAFYEYNDVRINRLALSLLRVWQKPLPDLLKEEVMLPIGASDTWRYVPYHNSYAEVNGKRMASVSGGTRWGGGLWISARDEARFGYLFLRKGKWHNKQIISEEWVKEATSVRGPVGPDYGYLWWLNTEGKAWPDAPTTSYAALGAGQNTIWVDPEHDIVIVWRWHDGNPNELIKRVLAAVKA; encoded by the coding sequence ATGTTTAAGAAATCCCTATTAGCGTTGGCAGTAGCTTCAACGCTTTTTTCTTGTCAGCAGCAGGGGCAGCAGCGTACTGCTAACGTTTTAAAAGCTGCAGCTAAGGAATACTATCCTGGAGAAGATGACGATTGGCTAACTAAGAAGCCTGAACAGGTTGGTATGGATGCAGCCAAACTACAGGAGGCAGTTGAGTGGGCTAAGACACAGGAAACCACTCAAATGCCTGCAGACTTTTCTACTCAGGAAGTCATTTTCGGCAAGCTGTTAGGTTCTATGCCAACCGACAGAGCCAGCACTAATGGCCTTATACTTAAAAATGGTTTTATAGTAGCAGAATGGGGAGATACCCAAAGGGCCGATCCTACTTATAGTGTGGCAAAAAGCTATTTGTCTACCTTGCTGGGCATTGCTATAGATAAAGGCTTGGTTAAAGCTATTACAGATCCAGTAGCAAATTATGTGCAGGATGGCGGCTACGATTCGAAGCAGAACAGAAACGTTACCTGGGAACACCATGCCCGCCAAACCAGTGAGTGGGAGGGGGCGCTTTGGGGGAAGAAACACGATTTTGTAGGAAAGGAGGAGTATGGTAGAGGTGAAAGAAAGCCACGCACTTTGCAGGCACCGGGCGCTTTCTATGAGTACAACGATGTCCGGATAAACCGCCTGGCATTATCGTTGCTGCGGGTATGGCAGAAACCTTTACCGGATTTACTGAAAGAAGAAGTAATGTTGCCTATTGGTGCTTCCGATACCTGGCGCTACGTGCCATATCATAATTCTTATGCAGAGGTTAACGGGAAGCGGATGGCTTCTGTAAGCGGTGGTACCCGCTGGGGCGGAGGCCTCTGGATTAGTGCTCGCGACGAAGCCCGTTTCGGCTACCTGTTCCTGCGTAAGGGAAAGTGGCACAATAAGCAGATTATTTCAGAAGAATGGGTAAAAGAAGCAACCTCCGTACGCGGACCAGTCGGCCCGGATTATGGTTATTTATGGTGGCTGAATACTGAAGGTAAAGCATGGCCAGATGCGCCCACCACGAGTTATGCTGCGCTTGGTGCAGGCCAAAACACAATTTGGGTCGATCCTGAACACGATATTGTTATTGTCTGGCGATGGCACGATGGCAACCCAAATGAACTGATCAAGCGTGTGCTGGCTGCGGTGAAAGCTTAG
- a CDS encoding glycosyltransferase, whose amino-acid sequence MNIVILGLSITSSWGNGHATTFRGLVRELHNRGHHVLFLERDVPWYANSRDLPNPEYCQTELYASLDDLQQRFAEQVREADLVIVGSYVPQGVQVGEWVMKTAEGIKAFYDIDTPVTLAKLEREDYEYLHPSLIPQYDMYLSFTGGLTLDLLEQKYGNMMARPLYCSFDPTLYYPEVQELKWDLGYLGTYSDDRQPPLEKLMLDAARQWPEGKFVVAGPQYPATVQWPANTQHIHHLPPAEHRAFYNSQRFTQNITRADMIKAGYSPSVRLFEAAACGVPIISDYWDGLDSFFEFDSEILVSYSAEDTLRYLRDMSEAERKAIGERARQKVLNKHTAAHRAEEVELYARQLMTLTS is encoded by the coding sequence ATGAACATAGTTATACTTGGCTTATCCATTACATCTTCCTGGGGCAACGGCCACGCCACTACTTTTCGTGGTTTGGTGCGAGAATTACACAACAGAGGGCATCATGTACTTTTTCTGGAGCGCGATGTGCCCTGGTACGCCAACAGCCGTGACTTACCTAATCCTGAATACTGCCAGACAGAACTTTATGCTTCTCTGGACGACCTGCAGCAACGCTTTGCCGAGCAGGTGCGCGAAGCCGATCTGGTAATCGTGGGTTCCTATGTGCCACAGGGTGTGCAGGTAGGGGAGTGGGTGATGAAAACAGCCGAAGGCATTAAAGCATTTTACGATATCGATACACCAGTTACGCTGGCAAAGCTTGAGCGTGAAGATTACGAATACCTGCACCCCAGCCTCATTCCGCAATACGATATGTACCTATCGTTTACAGGTGGATTAACACTGGATTTACTGGAGCAGAAATACGGTAATATGATGGCTCGTCCGCTTTACTGTTCTTTCGATCCGACGCTGTACTACCCCGAAGTACAGGAACTGAAGTGGGATTTGGGTTATTTAGGTACTTATTCCGATGATCGCCAGCCACCGCTGGAAAAGCTGATGCTGGATGCCGCGCGCCAATGGCCGGAGGGTAAATTTGTCGTAGCGGGTCCGCAGTACCCTGCCACCGTGCAATGGCCTGCCAACACGCAACACATCCATCACCTGCCACCAGCCGAGCACCGCGCTTTCTACAACAGCCAGCGCTTTACACAGAATATCACCCGGGCCGATATGATTAAAGCAGGCTATTCACCAAGTGTGCGCCTGTTCGAAGCAGCTGCCTGTGGAGTGCCTATCATCTCTGATTATTGGGATGGCTTAGACAGCTTCTTTGAGTTTGATTCTGAGATTCTGGTTTCCTATTCAGCAGAAGACACGCTAAGATATTTAAGAGATATGAGCGAAGCAGAGCGTAAAGCGATAGGGGAAAGAGCCAGGCAGAAAGTCCTGAACAAGCACACCGCTGCACATCGGGCAGAGGAAGTGGAGCTGTATGCAAGGCAGTTGATGACGCTGACGAGTTAG
- a CDS encoding MarR family winged helix-turn-helix transcriptional regulator, whose amino-acid sequence MRLEDEIKMNKFRNAYQKAILNLMFTGEWLMAKIDSLLKPYDISSQQYNVLRILRGQHGKSINLFEIQERMLNRMSNSTRLVEKLRLKGLVTREQCEHNRRKVDIAITDKGMALLEQIDPIMMKMEHDIIGKLSEDDAELLSNQLDNLRE is encoded by the coding sequence ATGAGATTAGAGGATGAAATAAAGATGAACAAGTTTCGGAATGCGTATCAGAAAGCCATTCTGAACTTGATGTTTACCGGGGAGTGGCTTATGGCAAAAATCGACAGTTTACTGAAGCCATATGACATTTCTTCGCAGCAATACAATGTGCTGCGTATTCTGAGGGGGCAGCACGGGAAATCCATCAACCTGTTCGAGATTCAGGAAAGAATGCTGAACCGTATGTCGAACTCTACCCGACTGGTGGAGAAGCTTCGCCTGAAGGGTCTGGTAACGCGTGAGCAGTGCGAGCACAACAGGCGGAAAGTAGACATTGCCATTACCGATAAGGGGATGGCATTGCTGGAACAGATAGACCCTATCATGATGAAAATGGAACACGATATCATAGGAAAGTTATCTGAAGACGATGCCGAACTGCTAAGCAACCAGCTAGACAACCTGAGAGAGTAG
- a CDS encoding TerB family tellurite resistance protein, whose product MEQEQANLLKNYTMEEKGAYFGALATMASADGKASQEELEFLQLMGEAAELPENVQLEVVQVAQNPSQINLQKCLDVLKRSQLRFSFITDIISFAKADGQYTTEEQQRIQEMAQYLEVDQKQYSMLEQFVNKADEAKQQGEDPTSPSFLNKSGFGDMFKNAGISPQMVTGMLGILAPIVISRMMGGSRRRGMMGGMGGGLLGGLLGGGMMGGGMYRSGGGLGSIISILSGLNGRRGYSSMGGGGLGGLLGGILGGGGRRGGGFGW is encoded by the coding sequence ATGGAACAGGAACAAGCAAACTTACTGAAAAACTATACCATGGAAGAGAAAGGTGCTTACTTCGGAGCACTGGCTACCATGGCTTCGGCAGATGGGAAGGCATCGCAGGAAGAACTGGAATTTTTGCAGCTAATGGGAGAAGCTGCAGAGTTGCCGGAAAATGTGCAGTTGGAGGTGGTGCAGGTAGCTCAGAATCCATCACAAATAAACCTGCAAAAATGCCTGGATGTACTAAAGCGAAGCCAATTACGCTTCTCCTTCATAACCGATATTATCAGCTTTGCCAAAGCCGACGGGCAGTATACGACGGAGGAGCAGCAACGCATACAGGAAATGGCGCAATACCTGGAGGTGGACCAGAAGCAGTATAGTATGCTGGAGCAGTTTGTAAATAAAGCCGATGAAGCGAAGCAGCAAGGGGAGGACCCAACTTCGCCTTCGTTCCTGAATAAAAGCGGCTTCGGGGATATGTTTAAAAATGCAGGTATATCACCTCAAATGGTTACAGGCATGTTAGGTATACTGGCTCCCATTGTAATCAGCAGAATGATGGGTGGAAGCAGAAGACGTGGTATGATGGGTGGCATGGGTGGTGGACTGCTCGGCGGCCTGTTAGGTGGCGGTATGATGGGAGGTGGTATGTATCGTAGCGGAGGCGGCTTAGGGTCTATTATTTCCATACTGAGTGGTTTAAACGGCAGGCGCGGCTACAGCAGTATGGGCGGAGGCGGACTAGGCGGTTTGCTGGGAGGTATACTCGGTGGCGGCGGCAGGCGTGGTGGTGGTTTCGGATGGTGA
- a CDS encoding glycosyltransferase, whose product MKNRKLNIAFFGSSLVSAYWNGAATYYRGIIRALHERGHQVTFYEPDAYERQQNRDIPDPDWAKVVVYDATEEAVYKCLQQAAEADMVVKASGVGVFDELLEREVLNLKTDDRLVVFWDVDAPATLDRVHNNLTDPFLTLISQYDMILTYGGGDPVVKAYEALGAQKCVPIYNALDTATHFPVAPEARFTCDLAFLGNRLPDREARVEEFFLKPAAATPDKKYIIGGSGWGDKPMSENVTYIGHVYTNDHNAFNCTPKAVLNISRESMARYGFSPATRVFEAAGAGACIITDYWEGIDFFFTPGEEILVAQDGNDVASILSDLTARQAKAIGEAAYRKVLAAHTYNHRAEQLEQLLYAKVKQQDVALA is encoded by the coding sequence ATGAAGAATAGAAAACTAAACATCGCATTCTTTGGCTCCAGCCTGGTTTCGGCCTATTGGAACGGAGCCGCTACCTACTATAGAGGTATTATTCGTGCCTTACATGAAAGAGGCCATCAGGTTACCTTTTACGAGCCCGATGCCTACGAACGCCAGCAGAACCGCGATATACCTGATCCCGACTGGGCAAAAGTTGTGGTATACGATGCAACCGAAGAAGCTGTGTATAAATGCCTGCAACAAGCTGCCGAAGCCGACATGGTGGTAAAAGCCAGTGGCGTAGGGGTGTTTGATGAGCTGCTGGAACGCGAAGTGCTGAACTTAAAAACAGATGATCGCCTGGTGGTTTTCTGGGACGTAGACGCACCTGCTACCCTGGATCGGGTACACAATAACCTCACAGACCCGTTCCTGACGCTGATCAGTCAGTACGACATGATCTTAACCTATGGTGGCGGAGATCCTGTGGTAAAAGCATATGAGGCACTGGGAGCCCAAAAGTGTGTTCCGATTTATAATGCCTTAGATACGGCTACTCATTTTCCTGTAGCGCCTGAGGCTCGCTTTACCTGTGATCTGGCTTTTCTGGGGAACCGCTTGCCAGACAGAGAGGCACGCGTAGAAGAATTCTTTTTAAAGCCTGCCGCTGCAACCCCAGACAAGAAGTACATTATCGGGGGTAGTGGCTGGGGCGATAAGCCGATGAGTGAGAACGTAACATACATCGGCCATGTGTATACCAACGACCACAATGCCTTTAACTGTACTCCGAAAGCTGTATTGAACATCAGCCGTGAAAGTATGGCGCGCTATGGGTTTTCGCCTGCCACACGTGTATTCGAAGCAGCAGGGGCAGGAGCCTGCATTATTACAGATTACTGGGAGGGCATTGATTTCTTTTTTACGCCTGGCGAAGAGATACTGGTCGCACAGGATGGCAATGATGTCGCCTCTATACTTTCCGATCTTACGGCCAGGCAGGCAAAAGCCATTGGTGAGGCAGCTTATCGGAAAGTGCTTGCCGCCCATACCTATAACCACAGAGCAGAGCAGTTAGAGCAACTGCTGTATGCAAAAGTAAAACAACAAGACGTCGCACTGGCATGA
- a CDS encoding glycosyltransferase: MNIILFYHSILSDWNHGNAHFLRGVVHELKVRGHQVKVYEPKNSWSLQNLIEGYGEEKLEELQLYYPGISTNFYALETLDLDEVLQDADLVLVHEWNEHALVKRIGEHRAKHHYKLLFHDTHHRAVTERESMANYDLTYYDGVLAFGNIIRDLYLKEGWTTRAWTWHEAADTTVFYPHKKPAQYEGDLIWIGNWGDEERTAELHEFLINPVKDLGLKAKIYGVRYPEHALKALAEAGIEYGGWLPNYKAAEEFAKYKVTVHVPRRPYVEALPGIPTIRPFEAMACGIPLISSPWDDAENLFTPGQDFLVARTGEEMKQHLQMVISNETKASEVAKHGLMTILSRHTCFHRVNELESIYKELVESTQTHTTPKEQLLHEE; encoded by the coding sequence ATGAACATCATCCTTTTCTACCACTCTATCTTATCTGACTGGAACCACGGAAACGCCCACTTTCTACGTGGTGTAGTGCACGAACTAAAAGTGCGGGGGCACCAGGTAAAAGTATACGAACCGAAAAACAGCTGGAGCCTACAAAACCTGATCGAGGGCTATGGCGAAGAGAAACTGGAGGAACTGCAACTCTATTATCCTGGTATCAGCACAAACTTCTATGCGTTAGAAACCCTGGATCTGGATGAGGTGCTACAGGATGCTGACCTGGTACTGGTGCATGAGTGGAATGAACATGCATTAGTGAAACGCATCGGAGAACATCGGGCAAAGCATCACTACAAGCTTCTCTTCCACGATACCCACCACCGCGCGGTAACAGAGCGGGAGAGTATGGCTAACTACGACCTGACCTACTACGATGGCGTACTGGCCTTTGGCAATATTATCCGCGATCTGTACCTGAAAGAAGGCTGGACTACCCGGGCCTGGACCTGGCACGAAGCAGCAGATACAACTGTTTTTTATCCGCATAAAAAGCCAGCACAGTACGAAGGAGATTTGATCTGGATCGGCAACTGGGGCGACGAAGAGCGAACTGCTGAACTACACGAGTTTCTGATTAATCCTGTAAAAGATCTGGGGTTGAAGGCGAAAATTTATGGTGTGCGTTACCCGGAGCATGCCCTCAAAGCATTGGCAGAGGCTGGTATTGAGTATGGCGGCTGGTTACCCAACTATAAAGCGGCTGAAGAGTTTGCCAAATATAAAGTAACAGTGCATGTGCCGCGCAGACCATACGTAGAAGCGCTACCGGGTATCCCAACTATCCGTCCATTCGAAGCGATGGCTTGTGGCATTCCGCTTATTTCTTCTCCCTGGGATGATGCCGAAAATCTTTTCACACCAGGCCAGGACTTCCTGGTAGCCCGAACAGGTGAAGAAATGAAGCAGCACCTGCAGATGGTTATCTCTAACGAAACGAAAGCCAGCGAAGTGGCAAAGCATGGACTAATGACAATCCTGAGCCGACATACCTGCTTTCATAGGGTAAATGAACTCGAAAGTATTTATAAAGAATTAGTAGAATCCACCCAAACTCATACTACTCCTAAAGAGCAACTGCTGCATGAAGAATAG
- a CDS encoding DUF3703 domain-containing protein: protein MKLNTSMPDTLRPYFELEIKAYTTNIRKGNLQTAWQHLERAHIIGQAFPYEHSYAHWKMLQFGIKIKSAKEIVGQIPRLLVGGVKSFVGKVPTGNTGGANVSALKPMPIANDILDIFKKAGLV, encoded by the coding sequence ATGAAGCTAAATACCAGCATGCCTGATACGCTTAGGCCCTACTTTGAACTTGAAATAAAAGCCTATACTACCAATATAAGAAAGGGTAATTTACAGACTGCCTGGCAGCACCTGGAAAGAGCACATATAATTGGACAGGCTTTTCCTTATGAACATAGTTATGCTCATTGGAAAATGTTGCAGTTTGGCATCAAGATAAAAAGTGCCAAGGAAATAGTAGGCCAGATTCCAAGATTACTTGTTGGCGGTGTGAAATCATTTGTCGGAAAGGTTCCTACAGGTAATACAGGAGGAGCAAATGTTTCTGCACTAAAACCAATGCCTATCGCAAACGATATTTTAGATATCTTCAAAAAAGCAGGATTAGTTTAG